A window of the Salvelinus sp. IW2-2015 unplaced genomic scaffold, ASM291031v2 Un_scaffold1547, whole genome shotgun sequence genome harbors these coding sequences:
- the si:dkeyp-69b9.6 gene encoding uncharacterized protein si:dkeyp-69b9.6 isoform X2 codes for MESGGSGRSGGSSSSRSARTGGTGSVIGRSSGSSRGDSGSSRSNSGTAGSLGRSSSVGGSGGIIVAAPGAGGVAPAPPCASEWEMFQFGKYNLDIIEMLSGHQAHQFKGLGLERQLQHQQQVQLHQHQLQQQQQQQAETSGALLSGLGLGSLQGARSNAFSDSASIFAKMSAPPPPLQQQPSSSSXSSRSKSSKMSSSSSSHVSGYPQFLRSFHPTEAALAQEQLHSGVGRFEHFSGGSSXGGXGGLGVAPPPPPPLHPGLSVPQASPGPSSSSPSPSSSVVTNNPPSSSAVTSLGHQLVGAQSDARSLHQQFSCMLAANQYFLSGVPANASLEQFLVQQGTHNHLGIGLGQSEGSSSGLAPPPALHSSHSHGLSTAQPQQQQPPQQQQLPPHTLSHPHSHSHPHHPLHPGSQPSSLGGFDFQGIPVLSSNQLASLMQQEAGLPLPLPLHLSLSKDDGKGDSSGGGSSSSRRKKAMAGYLPQRKSDGGSNSSSGHSSGNPNASSSAGGLGHDPSPGLVGGGGGVGMSGLGGDPSLLASSSSSSSSSVVSSSSSSGPSSTAASVLVTNGSHLSKPDNMGSMPSASTQADTEPLYNCGECGKTFXHLSSLRRHLRMHESTAAGTSNNASINPNPTHIQPLTDPSLPHSTQEHSTQDLNSQSNSLSSQQSSNSVQASSSXPSPDKTFNCSDCGKHFKKKGHLLQHGVIHSEARPYGCSICSRAFNRRESLTRHEKIHQDKPFRCPACGRCFRESTSLLNHAASGTCGKPGYHDDHRSQGNPSPCYSGASPCGSGMXGPALRKAPLAPTLHPHPQSQTQHHHQQHLPLSSLLDDSEDDVTSSVNNAISAIAAAAAANCDMNSGNRGDDRRDIIGGLLGGLDLGPLGSPSSTSGMDKTYRGAGNQDGMSGNINHNQQQGNDPQNPAAKPKRPRKPRKPKDPNAPPKRRQYTPRAPRESSNIPRPYLCSVCGRGFARRETLRRHDRVHTGEKPHRCSTCGKHFREAFHLTKHHTVHSGEKNYKCSLCGKEFGYSQSLKRHGKLHQKGELEEVPATPGGENLNNFNTNPSCGMGQDREQNQGNSSSSYYSYPQDXKPQGSNSQPPPRLYTCAICWKSFRHHFHLTAHHQTVHENGGEKLFSCEVCGKAFAYSNSLTRHRLSQHGLARTGPDNAQGDGSGSGVNSAAGGGVSGTASESEAATNALLQMAPSTEGHGGQQSHSVVTHSHQQQPPQPPAGYSPLFYDAGTAHSSASSVPPYSQPLPPNSTIMPPQHQHSPARVKGEHIYPAGSSSHTLHTTAPFQPLTELPSDHHHHHHHHHHSSHHHHRSEPQSQQQHHRNIQSHDDMRRHKKKKRKSDRREGRGDMWGESSGFVRDEGRKDQRKRRSVFQKQLRKKKLLLKIRRGGEAGGGGYELVTTRGMKIQILSSLKVPVKRFACSICPHAMFARQAGLLAHRAAKHTQRVLSPQERLCCXVCGKQSHRLLEAFIHRATHRARGSFSCRLCSARFWNAPLLRRHKVTCRHRAKGLPRGGAISLKLSKRGERKSREEQGEMSHSLLTLYRY; via the exons ATGGAGAGTGGGGGCAGTGGGCGATCGGGCGGAAGTAGCAGCAGCCGAAGTGCGCGAACAGGGGGGACCGGCAGTGTTATCGGGCGGAGTTCGGGATCGAGCCGAGGCGACTCAGGCAGTTCCAGGTCAAATAGTGGCACTGCAGGATCCCTCGGCCGAAGCTCGTCCGTTGGCGGCAGTGGTGGGATCATTGTCGCTGCTCCTGGTGCTGGAGGTGTGGCTCCTGCACCCCCATGTGCCAGTGAGTGGGAGATGTTCCAATTTGGAAAATACAATTTGGACATAATAGAGATGTTAAGCGGACACCAGGCCCATCAGTTCAAAGGCCTTGGGTTAGAACGACAGCTACAGCATCAGCAGCAGGTGCAGCTTCACCAGCACCAGctccagcagcaacaacaacagcaggccGAGACCTCAGGAGCTCTCCTGTCTGGGCTAGGCCTTGGGTCCCTCCAAGGGGCCAGAAGCAAYGCCTTTTCCGATTCTGCCTCTATTTTYGCCAAAATGAGCGCCCCTCCTCCMCCTCTACAACAACAACCTTCTTCGTCCTCACAWAGCTCAAGATCCAAGTCAAGCAAGATGAGTAGCAGCAGCTCAAGCCATGTGTCGGGCTACCCACAGTTCCTGCGTTCCTTCCACCCGACAGAGGCAGCTCTGGCACAGGAGCAACTCCATTCTGGGGTCGGCCGCTTCGAGCACTTTTCTGGGGGTAGCAGTRGTGGGGGTRCTGGGGGRTTGGGAGTTgccccccctccaccaccccctcttCATCCAGGCCTCTCTGTCCCCCAAGCATCACCTGGCCCTtcatcctcttccccctccccctccagttCAGTGGTAACTAACAATCCCCCCAGTAGCAGTGCAGTCACCTCTCTGGGACACCAGCTGGTTGGGGCCCAGTCTGATGCACGGAGCCTTCATCAGCAGTTCAGTTGCATGCTAGCTGCTAATCAGTACTTTCTCTCTGGGGTGCCTGCTAACGCTAGCTTAGAGCAGTTTCTGGTTCAACAGGGAACCCACAACCACCTGGGGATAGGTTTAGGTCAGAGTGAGGGATCCAGCTCAGGCCTTGCTCCRCCTCCAGCTCTGCATTCCTCTCATTCGCATGGCCTCTCTACCGCTcagccacagcagcagcagcctccacagcagcagcagctgcctCCCCATACCCTGTCCCACCCCCACTCGCACTCCCACCCTCACCACCCCCTMCACCCAGGCTCCCAGCCCTCYTCCCTGGGTGGTTTTGACTTCCAGGGCATCCCAGTGCTCTCCTCCAACCAGCTGGCCTCTCTGATGCAGCAGGAAGCAGGCCTGCCACTCCCCCTGCCRCTTCATCTGTCCCTCTCCAAGGATGACGGCAAGGGGGACAGCAGTGGGGGCGGAAGCAGCAGCAGTAGGAGGAAGAAAGCGATGGCTGGCTACCTGCCACAGAGGAAGTCAGATGGcggcagtaacagcagcagcggCCACAGCAGTGGGAACCCCAATGCTAGCAGCAGTGCAGGGGGGCTGGGCCACGACCCCTCCCCAGGGCTGGTTGGGGGGGGCGGAGGGGTTGGCATGTCAGGTTTGGGAGGAGATCCATCCCTCCTTgcctcttcatcatcctcatcatcatcatcagttgtctcatcctcctcttcctctggccCCTCCTCCACTGCAGCATCAGTCCTGGTTACTAATGGTTCTCACCTATCCAAACCTGATAACATGGGCTCAATGCCATCTGCATCTACACAGGCTGACACTGAGCCACTCTATAACTGTGGTGAGTGTGGCAAAACCTTCMCTCACCTCTCCAGCCTTCGCAGGCACCTGCGTATGCATGAGTCTACGGCAGCAGGTACTAGCAATAATGCCAGYATTAACCCAAACCCGACTCATATCCAACCACTAACTGACCCCAGTCTCCCACACTCCACCCAGGAACACTCCACCCAGGATCTGAACTCTCAATCTAACTCRCTGTCCTCCCAACAATCATCCAACTCAGTCCAGGCCTCATCYTCCTSCCCCAGCCCTGACAAGACCTTCAATTGCTCAGATTGTGGCAAGCACTTCAAGAAAAAGGGGCACCTCCTCCAGCATGGCGTCATCCACTCAGAGGCTCGCCCGTATGGCTGCAGCATCTGCTCCCGGGCTTTCAACCGCCGTGAGTCACTGACGCGACACGAGAAGATTCACCAGGACAAGCCCTTYCGCTGTCCAGCCTGYGGTCGATGCTTCCGTGAGAGCACCTCTCTACTCAACCATGCTGCCTCTGGCACATGCGGCAAGCCAG GCTACCATGACGACCACCGTTCTCAAGGTAACCCGTCTCCGTGTTACTCTGGAGCCTCCCCCTGTGGCAGTGGGATGGYGGGCCCGGCGCTGAGGAAGGCACCATTGGCCCCGACGCTGCACCCCCACCCTCAGAGTCAAACCCAACATCACCACCAGCAGCacctccccctgtcctctctcctggaTGACTCTGAAGACGACGTCACCAGCTCTGTCAACAAYGCCATCTCAGCCATCGCCGCCGCTGCTGCCGCCAACTGTGATATGAACAGTGGGAACAGAGGCGACGATAGGAGGGATATCATCGGAGGGCTGTTGGGGGGGCTGGACTTAGGCCCCTTGGGGTCCCCTTCATCAACATCTGGGATGGATAAGACCTATAGAGGAGCAGGGAACCAGGATGGTATGAGTGGTAATATTAACCACAACCAACAGCAGGGGAATGATCCACAGAACCCTGCTGCCAAACCAAAACGTCCCCGGAAACCCAGAAAGCCCAAAGACCCCAACGCTCCCCCTAAACGCAGGCAGTACACCCCCAGAGCTCCCAGAGAGTCGAGCAACATCCCGCGGCCATATCTATGCAGTGTTTGCGGCAGGGGGTTTGCACGCCGCGAGACCCTGCGTAGGCACGACCGTGTCCATACTGGGGAGAAGCCCCACCGCTGCAGTACATGTGGGAAGCACTTCAGAGAGGCCTTCCACCTCACCAAGCACCACACCGTTCACTCTGGGGAGAAGAACTACAAGTGCAGCCTATGTGGGAAAGAGTTTGGCTACTCCCAGAGCCTCAAGAGGCACGGGAAGCTCCATCAGAAAGGGGAGCTGGAAGAGGTCCCCGCTACACCAGGAGGGGAGAACCTCAACAACTTCAACACAAACCCGTCATGTGGGATGGGCCAAGACAGGGAACAGAACCAAGGAAACAGCTCCTCCTCCTATTATTCATACCCCCAAGATRTCAAGCCTCAAGGCTCCAACAGCCAGCCCCCGCCCAGGCTCTACACCTGTGCCATATGCTGGAAGTCTTTCCGCCATCACTTCCACCTGACGGCTCATCACCAGACGGTCCATGAGAACGGAGGTGAGAAGCTGTTCAGCTGCGAGGTGTGTGGGAAGGCCTTTGCCTACTCCAATAGYCTCACTCGACACAGGCTGTCACAGCACGGCCTGGCCCGCACCGGCCCTGACAACGCACAAGGGGACGGCAGTGGGTCRGGGGTAAACAGTGCAGCTGGTGGTGGAGTGAGTGGGACTGCGTCAGAGAGCGAGGCAGCCACCAACGCCCTCCTTCAGATGGCACCTTCCACTGAGGGCCACGGGGGGCAGCAGAGTCACAGTGTTGTCACCCACAgtcatcaacaacagccacctcagcccccagctgGCTACTCCCCCCTTTTCTATGATGCTGGTACGGCCCACTCCTCAGCCTCCAGTGTCCCTCCCTACTCTCAGCCCCTGCCACCCAACTCCACAATCATGCCCCCTCAGCACCAGCATTCCCCAGCAAGGGTGAAAGGGGAGCACATTTACCCAGCTGGGTCCAGTAGTCACACCCTTCACACCACAGCTCCATTCCAGCCCCTCACGGAGCTGCCATCcgaccaccatcaccaccaccaccaccaccaccattcttcacatCACCACCACCGTTCAGAGCCACAGTCCCAGCAACAACACCACAGGAACATCCAATCACACGATGATATGAGGAggcacaagaagaagaagagaaagtccgacaggagggagggaaggggggacaTGTGGGGGGAGTCCTCAGGCTTCGTCAGAGACGAGGGGAGGAAagaccagaggaagaggaggtctGTTTTCCAAAAACAGCTGAGGAAGAAAAAGCTTCTGTTGAAGATTAGACGAGGGGGGGAAGCGGGAGGGGGAGGATATGAGCTGGTTACAACAAGAGGGATGAAGATACAAATCCTGTCATCTCTCAAAGTCCCAGTGAAACGTTTTGCATGCTCCATCTGTCCCCACGCCATGTTCGCCCGCCAGGCCGGCCTGCTAGCCCACAGGGCAGCTAAACACACCCAGAGAGTCCTGTCCCCCCAGGAGCGTCTGTGCTGCRGTGTGTGTGGGAAGCAGTCTCACAGGCTCCTGGAAGCCTTCATCCACCGGGCGACTCATCGCGCCCGAGGGTCCTTCTCCTGCAGACTCTGCTCTGCTCGCTTCTGGAACGCCCCCCTCCTCCGCAGGCACAAGGTGACCTGCCGACATAGGGCCAAGGGACTGCCACGAGGTGGCGCTATCAGCCTGAAGTTGTccaagaggggggagaggaagagcagagaggagcagggggagatGTCGCACTCCCTGCTTACATTGTACAGATACTGA
- the si:dkeyp-69b9.6 gene encoding uncharacterized protein si:dkeyp-69b9.6 isoform X1 produces MESGGSGRSGGSSSSRSARTGGTGSVIGRSSGSSRGDSGSSRSNSGTAGSLGRSSSVGGSGGIIVAAPGAGGVAPAPPCASEWEMFQFGKYNLDIIEMLSGHQAHQFKGLGLERQLQHQQQVQLHQHQLQQQQQQQAETSGALLSGLGLGSLQGARSNAFSDSASIFAKMSAPPPPLQQQPSSSSXSSRSKSSKMSSSSSSHVSGYPQFLRSFHPTEAALAQEQLHSGVGRFEHFSGGSSXGGXGGLGVAPPPPPPLHPGLSVPQASPGPSSSSPSPSSSVVTNNPPSSSAVTSLGHQLVGAQSDARSLHQQFSCMLAANQYFLSGVPANASLEQFLVQQGTHNHLGIGLGQSEGSSSGLAPPPALHSSHSHGLSTAQPQQQQPPQQQQLPPHTLSHPHSHSHPHHPLHPGSQPSSLGGFDFQGIPVLSSNQLASLMQQEAGLPLPLPLHLSLSKDDGKGDSSGGGSSSSRRKKAMAGYLPQRKSDGGSNSSSGHSSGNPNASSSAGGLGHDPSPGLVGGGGGVGMSGLGGDPSLLASSSSSSSSSVVSSSSSSGPSSTAASVLVTNGSHLSKPDNMGSMPSASTQADTEPLYNCGECGKTFXHLSSLRRHLRMHESTAAGTSNNASINPNPTHIQPLTDPSLPHSTQEHSTQDLNSQSNSLSSQQSSNSVQASSSXPSPDKTFNCSDCGKHFKKKGHLLQHGVIHSEARPYGCSICSRAFNRRESLTRHEKIHQDKPFRCPACGRCFRESTSLLNHAASGTCGKPGRASKPQGSSKEGAVGEGRMGGGGGGEGVGGGDYQGSRGVIYGKTEEDEEGVIMGGEGGQKSRLGCDGGLFQSERGGNANSRDRPDGKYPTDYSRNRYTGYHDDHRSQGNPSPCYSGASPCGSGMXGPALRKAPLAPTLHPHPQSQTQHHHQQHLPLSSLLDDSEDDVTSSVNNAISAIAAAAAANCDMNSGNRGDDRRDIIGGLLGGLDLGPLGSPSSTSGMDKTYRGAGNQDGMSGNINHNQQQGNDPQNPAAKPKRPRKPRKPKDPNAPPKRRQYTPRAPRESSNIPRPYLCSVCGRGFARRETLRRHDRVHTGEKPHRCSTCGKHFREAFHLTKHHTVHSGEKNYKCSLCGKEFGYSQSLKRHGKLHQKGELEEVPATPGGENLNNFNTNPSCGMGQDREQNQGNSSSSYYSYPQDXKPQGSNSQPPPRLYTCAICWKSFRHHFHLTAHHQTVHENGGEKLFSCEVCGKAFAYSNSLTRHRLSQHGLARTGPDNAQGDGSGSGVNSAAGGGVSGTASESEAATNALLQMAPSTEGHGGQQSHSVVTHSHQQQPPQPPAGYSPLFYDAGTAHSSASSVPPYSQPLPPNSTIMPPQHQHSPARVKGEHIYPAGSSSHTLHTTAPFQPLTELPSDHHHHHHHHHHSSHHHHRSEPQSQQQHHRNIQSHDDMRRHKKKKRKSDRREGRGDMWGESSGFVRDEGRKDQRKRRSVFQKQLRKKKLLLKIRRGGEAGGGGYELVTTRGMKIQILSSLKVPVKRFACSICPHAMFARQAGLLAHRAAKHTQRVLSPQERLCCXVCGKQSHRLLEAFIHRATHRARGSFSCRLCSARFWNAPLLRRHKVTCRHRAKGLPRGGAISLKLSKRGERKSREEQGEMSHSLLTLYRY; encoded by the coding sequence ATGGAGAGTGGGGGCAGTGGGCGATCGGGCGGAAGTAGCAGCAGCCGAAGTGCGCGAACAGGGGGGACCGGCAGTGTTATCGGGCGGAGTTCGGGATCGAGCCGAGGCGACTCAGGCAGTTCCAGGTCAAATAGTGGCACTGCAGGATCCCTCGGCCGAAGCTCGTCCGTTGGCGGCAGTGGTGGGATCATTGTCGCTGCTCCTGGTGCTGGAGGTGTGGCTCCTGCACCCCCATGTGCCAGTGAGTGGGAGATGTTCCAATTTGGAAAATACAATTTGGACATAATAGAGATGTTAAGCGGACACCAGGCCCATCAGTTCAAAGGCCTTGGGTTAGAACGACAGCTACAGCATCAGCAGCAGGTGCAGCTTCACCAGCACCAGctccagcagcaacaacaacagcaggccGAGACCTCAGGAGCTCTCCTGTCTGGGCTAGGCCTTGGGTCCCTCCAAGGGGCCAGAAGCAAYGCCTTTTCCGATTCTGCCTCTATTTTYGCCAAAATGAGCGCCCCTCCTCCMCCTCTACAACAACAACCTTCTTCGTCCTCACAWAGCTCAAGATCCAAGTCAAGCAAGATGAGTAGCAGCAGCTCAAGCCATGTGTCGGGCTACCCACAGTTCCTGCGTTCCTTCCACCCGACAGAGGCAGCTCTGGCACAGGAGCAACTCCATTCTGGGGTCGGCCGCTTCGAGCACTTTTCTGGGGGTAGCAGTRGTGGGGGTRCTGGGGGRTTGGGAGTTgccccccctccaccaccccctcttCATCCAGGCCTCTCTGTCCCCCAAGCATCACCTGGCCCTtcatcctcttccccctccccctccagttCAGTGGTAACTAACAATCCCCCCAGTAGCAGTGCAGTCACCTCTCTGGGACACCAGCTGGTTGGGGCCCAGTCTGATGCACGGAGCCTTCATCAGCAGTTCAGTTGCATGCTAGCTGCTAATCAGTACTTTCTCTCTGGGGTGCCTGCTAACGCTAGCTTAGAGCAGTTTCTGGTTCAACAGGGAACCCACAACCACCTGGGGATAGGTTTAGGTCAGAGTGAGGGATCCAGCTCAGGCCTTGCTCCRCCTCCAGCTCTGCATTCCTCTCATTCGCATGGCCTCTCTACCGCTcagccacagcagcagcagcctccacagcagcagcagctgcctCCCCATACCCTGTCCCACCCCCACTCGCACTCCCACCCTCACCACCCCCTMCACCCAGGCTCCCAGCCCTCYTCCCTGGGTGGTTTTGACTTCCAGGGCATCCCAGTGCTCTCCTCCAACCAGCTGGCCTCTCTGATGCAGCAGGAAGCAGGCCTGCCACTCCCCCTGCCRCTTCATCTGTCCCTCTCCAAGGATGACGGCAAGGGGGACAGCAGTGGGGGCGGAAGCAGCAGCAGTAGGAGGAAGAAAGCGATGGCTGGCTACCTGCCACAGAGGAAGTCAGATGGcggcagtaacagcagcagcggCCACAGCAGTGGGAACCCCAATGCTAGCAGCAGTGCAGGGGGGCTGGGCCACGACCCCTCCCCAGGGCTGGTTGGGGGGGGCGGAGGGGTTGGCATGTCAGGTTTGGGAGGAGATCCATCCCTCCTTgcctcttcatcatcctcatcatcatcatcagttgtctcatcctcctcttcctctggccCCTCCTCCACTGCAGCATCAGTCCTGGTTACTAATGGTTCTCACCTATCCAAACCTGATAACATGGGCTCAATGCCATCTGCATCTACACAGGCTGACACTGAGCCACTCTATAACTGTGGTGAGTGTGGCAAAACCTTCMCTCACCTCTCCAGCCTTCGCAGGCACCTGCGTATGCATGAGTCTACGGCAGCAGGTACTAGCAATAATGCCAGYATTAACCCAAACCCGACTCATATCCAACCACTAACTGACCCCAGTCTCCCACACTCCACCCAGGAACACTCCACCCAGGATCTGAACTCTCAATCTAACTCRCTGTCCTCCCAACAATCATCCAACTCAGTCCAGGCCTCATCYTCCTSCCCCAGCCCTGACAAGACCTTCAATTGCTCAGATTGTGGCAAGCACTTCAAGAAAAAGGGGCACCTCCTCCAGCATGGCGTCATCCACTCAGAGGCTCGCCCGTATGGCTGCAGCATCTGCTCCCGGGCTTTCAACCGCCGTGAGTCACTGACGCGACACGAGAAGATTCACCAGGACAAGCCCTTYCGCTGTCCAGCCTGYGGTCGATGCTTCCGTGAGAGCACCTCTCTACTCAACCATGCTGCCTCTGGCACATGCGGCAAGCCAGGTAGGGCATCAAAACCACAGGGCAGCAGCAAGGAAGGAGCTGTAGGGGAGGGCAGAATGGGAGGAGGGGGCGGAGGAGAAGGTGTAGGAGGTGGGGATTACCAGGGTAGTAGAGGGGTGATTTATGGGAAAactgaggaagatgaagagggtGTGATCATGGGAGGTGAGGGAGGTCAGAAGTCAAGGCTAGGGTGTGATGGTGGTCTGTTTCagtcagagaggggagggaatgCTAACAGCAGGGACAGGCCAGATGGTAAATACCCCACTGATTACTCTCGGAATCGTTACACAGGCTACCATGACGACCACCGTTCTCAAGGTAACCCGTCTCCGTGTTACTCTGGAGCCTCCCCCTGTGGCAGTGGGATGGYGGGCCCGGCGCTGAGGAAGGCACCATTGGCCCCGACGCTGCACCCCCACCCTCAGAGTCAAACCCAACATCACCACCAGCAGCacctccccctgtcctctctcctggaTGACTCTGAAGACGACGTCACCAGCTCTGTCAACAAYGCCATCTCAGCCATCGCCGCCGCTGCTGCCGCCAACTGTGATATGAACAGTGGGAACAGAGGCGACGATAGGAGGGATATCATCGGAGGGCTGTTGGGGGGGCTGGACTTAGGCCCCTTGGGGTCCCCTTCATCAACATCTGGGATGGATAAGACCTATAGAGGAGCAGGGAACCAGGATGGTATGAGTGGTAATATTAACCACAACCAACAGCAGGGGAATGATCCACAGAACCCTGCTGCCAAACCAAAACGTCCCCGGAAACCCAGAAAGCCCAAAGACCCCAACGCTCCCCCTAAACGCAGGCAGTACACCCCCAGAGCTCCCAGAGAGTCGAGCAACATCCCGCGGCCATATCTATGCAGTGTTTGCGGCAGGGGGTTTGCACGCCGCGAGACCCTGCGTAGGCACGACCGTGTCCATACTGGGGAGAAGCCCCACCGCTGCAGTACATGTGGGAAGCACTTCAGAGAGGCCTTCCACCTCACCAAGCACCACACCGTTCACTCTGGGGAGAAGAACTACAAGTGCAGCCTATGTGGGAAAGAGTTTGGCTACTCCCAGAGCCTCAAGAGGCACGGGAAGCTCCATCAGAAAGGGGAGCTGGAAGAGGTCCCCGCTACACCAGGAGGGGAGAACCTCAACAACTTCAACACAAACCCGTCATGTGGGATGGGCCAAGACAGGGAACAGAACCAAGGAAACAGCTCCTCCTCCTATTATTCATACCCCCAAGATRTCAAGCCTCAAGGCTCCAACAGCCAGCCCCCGCCCAGGCTCTACACCTGTGCCATATGCTGGAAGTCTTTCCGCCATCACTTCCACCTGACGGCTCATCACCAGACGGTCCATGAGAACGGAGGTGAGAAGCTGTTCAGCTGCGAGGTGTGTGGGAAGGCCTTTGCCTACTCCAATAGYCTCACTCGACACAGGCTGTCACAGCACGGCCTGGCCCGCACCGGCCCTGACAACGCACAAGGGGACGGCAGTGGGTCRGGGGTAAACAGTGCAGCTGGTGGTGGAGTGAGTGGGACTGCGTCAGAGAGCGAGGCAGCCACCAACGCCCTCCTTCAGATGGCACCTTCCACTGAGGGCCACGGGGGGCAGCAGAGTCACAGTGTTGTCACCCACAgtcatcaacaacagccacctcagcccccagctgGCTACTCCCCCCTTTTCTATGATGCTGGTACGGCCCACTCCTCAGCCTCCAGTGTCCCTCCCTACTCTCAGCCCCTGCCACCCAACTCCACAATCATGCCCCCTCAGCACCAGCATTCCCCAGCAAGGGTGAAAGGGGAGCACATTTACCCAGCTGGGTCCAGTAGTCACACCCTTCACACCACAGCTCCATTCCAGCCCCTCACGGAGCTGCCATCcgaccaccatcaccaccaccaccaccaccaccattcttcacatCACCACCACCGTTCAGAGCCACAGTCCCAGCAACAACACCACAGGAACATCCAATCACACGATGATATGAGGAggcacaagaagaagaagagaaagtccgacaggagggagggaaggggggacaTGTGGGGGGAGTCCTCAGGCTTCGTCAGAGACGAGGGGAGGAAagaccagaggaagaggaggtctGTTTTCCAAAAACAGCTGAGGAAGAAAAAGCTTCTGTTGAAGATTAGACGAGGGGGGGAAGCGGGAGGGGGAGGATATGAGCTGGTTACAACAAGAGGGATGAAGATACAAATCCTGTCATCTCTCAAAGTCCCAGTGAAACGTTTTGCATGCTCCATCTGTCCCCACGCCATGTTCGCCCGCCAGGCCGGCCTGCTAGCCCACAGGGCAGCTAAACACACCCAGAGAGTCCTGTCCCCCCAGGAGCGTCTGTGCTGCRGTGTGTGTGGGAAGCAGTCTCACAGGCTCCTGGAAGCCTTCATCCACCGGGCGACTCATCGCGCCCGAGGGTCCTTCTCCTGCAGACTCTGCTCTGCTCGCTTCTGGAACGCCCCCCTCCTCCGCAGGCACAAGGTGACCTGCCGACATAGGGCCAAGGGACTGCCACGAGGTGGCGCTATCAGCCTGAAGTTGTccaagaggggggagaggaagagcagagaggagcagggggagatGTCGCACTCCCTGCTTACATTGTACAGATACTGA